The nucleotide window GGTCGGTATGTCAGACGGCGCGGCTGAGCGCGATCGTGTGCGTTTTGGTTGCGTTCGGGTCATCGACCTGGCCGGTCCGCGCGACGATCGCGGTGATGTTGTCTTGCCCGCCGGCCTCGTTGGCCGCTTCGATCAGCGCCTTGACCGCCCGTGCCGGGCTGTCGGACCGCTTCAGGATCGCCAGCAGGTTTTCGTCGGTGAGCCGACGGGTGAGCCCGTCGGTGCAAAGCAGTAGCTCGTCGCCGACTTGAAGGGTGGTGTGGTGTAACTCGGGCGTCACGTCCTTTTGGCCCGCGCCGATGCAGTTCCACAGGGCGTGCCCCAACCCCGCGGCCTCGGCCTGCGACGCCGTCAGCACGCCCTCGTCGACCGCCCGCTGGGCGAGGGTGTGGTCGGTGGTCAGGCGGGTCAACGTGTCGCCGCGCCGGATGTAACACCGGCTGTCGCCGGCGTGGACCACGTAGATGCGCGGC belongs to Gemmata obscuriglobus and includes:
- a CDS encoding PP2C family protein-serine/threonine phosphatase; this translates as MSVTVESAGSTDIGRVRKNNEDHFLIADLVKQLRVTQTSLLPSEDGGWKAGVTGHLFVVADGMGGMSGGEVASGLAVETISWYVAKTMPWFYRHQDGREVELEHELRNAVRVTQDTVKDAAEHSRFRRMGTTLTLACLLWPRIYVVHAGDSRCYIRRGDTLTRLTTDHTLAQRAVDEGVLTASQAEAAGLGHALWNCIGAGQKDVTPELHHTTLQVGDELLLCTDGLTRRLTDENLLAILKRSDSPARAVKALIEAANEAGGQDNITAIVARTGQVDDPNATKTHTIALSRAV